Part of the Fusobacterium sp. genome is shown below.
GTTTCCACCATTATTCCTAAAGCTATATTTTCGTCAAATTTAGCTCCTTCAGCTATTAATTCAGCCTTACATTCTTCAAGTATAACCCTTGATCTTCTTATTTCTGTTATATCCATTATCATAGGAAGCATGATTTTAATATTTCCAAAAGCTGAAGCCCTTAATAAAGCTCTAAATTGAGTTTTAAGAATTTCAGGTCTATCTAAACATACTCTTATAGCTCTCCATCCTAAAAATGGATTTTCTTCTTTTGGAAGCTGCATATATGGAAGAGATTTATCTCCACCTATATCCATAGTTCTTATAGTAACTGGTTTTCCTTCCATTTTTTCTGCAACAGTTTTATATGCTTCAAATTGCTCTTCTTCTGTTGGAAATCTGTCATTATCCATAAATAAAAATTCTGTTCTATACAAACCTATTCCTGTAGCTCCATTTCTAAGTACACCATCTACATCTTTAGGTGATCCTATGTTGGCCCAAGCTCCTACTTTTATTCCATCTTTTGATACAGCTTCTTTATCTTTTAATTGTTTTAAAAGTTCCTTTTCTTCAGAATATTCCACTTTTTTAGCTTCATATTTTGCAATTTCTTCTGCTGAAGGATCAATAATAATATTTCCTTTTAAAGCATCAACTATTACAGTTTCTCCATTTTTTACAACAGAACATATATTTCCTGTTCCTACAACTGCAGGGAGTTCCAATGATCTAGCCATAATAGATGAATGAGCAGTTTTTCCACCAATCTCAGTTATAAAAGCTACTACATTATTTAAATCAATTTGAGCAGTATCAGATGGAGTAAGATCTTTAGCTGCTACAACTGTATCAGGTGGAAGTGAACTTAAATCTAAAATTTCCATTCCTACTGTATTATAAAGCCATCTTTTTCCAATATCTCTAAGGTCAGCTGCTCTTTCTCTTAAATATTCATCCTCTAAATTAGAAAGCATTTCACAATAATCATCTATTCCTCTTTGAAGTGCTGCTTCTGCACTTATTCCTTCATCTTCTATTATTTCTATCACTTCATCAAAAAGATCTTCATCTTCTAAAAGTGTGATATGTCCATCAAATATTGCTGCTTTATCCTCTCCTAATTTTTTAGCAGTTTTATCTCTTATTACTAATAATTGTTCTTTTGACTTTTCTCTTCCAGCTAACAGTTTTTCTTTTTCTTTTTCTGGATTACGATTTTTTCCTTCTTCAATAACAAGTTCTTTTTCCTGGTATAGAAATATTTTTCCTATTGCAATACCTGGTGATGCATCAATACCCTTCATTTGTCTACTCATATTTTTCCCTTTCTTTATTCATTTTATCAATAATTATAATTAGTCAAAAAAATAGAAGGCACTTAAACAGTACCTTCCATTAGCCTTAGTCTTTTAAATTTTCAAGAAGGTGAGCTAATTGTTCTACAGCTGTATCAGCGTCATCTCCTTCAGCATGTACAGTTATTTTAGTACCTTTTTTAACTCCTAATGAAAGCAATTTTAGTAATGAAGTTCCCTTAACTCTTTTTCCAGCTTCATTTTCTACTTCAATTTGAGAAGAAAATGTTTTAGCCAAACTTACAAATTCATTTCCTGGTCTAGTATGCAGCCCAGTCTCATTTTTGATTTCAACAGTTTTACTTGCCATGTTTCTTTCCACCCTCTTATCTAAAATTAATTGTATAAAAATTTTATTCTTATTATCAATAGACTACTTTATTTTACACTTTTTGTCAATATCTTTTTATTTCCATGTATTTTAAAAAAATGAAAATTTGTATATATAATTGACAAGAAAGCTAAGATAGTATAAGATAGGAGAGTAGTGGAAATTTAGAATTATAAGGGGGTTTTAGTATGGATATTAAAACTGTTAAGGACAATGCAAGGGAAAAAATGAAAGGTTTCTGTAATTTATGCAAAATTTGTGATGGTGTTTGGTGTTCCGGAAAAGTGCCCGGAATGGGCGGAACTGGTACAGGTGAATCTTTTAAAAATTCATATTTAAAATTGAAAAATATAAAAGTCGTAATGAGAACAATTCATGAGGCTACTGAACCAACTTTAACTACTAATATCTGGGGAAAAGAACTTTCATTTCCATGTTTAGGAGCTCCTATAACTGGAACTAAATTTAATATGGGTGGAGGAGTTACTGAAGAGGAATACTGTCTTGATGTAATAGGTGGAGCTATTGATGCTGGAACTATTGGAATGATAGGAGATACAGGGGATGCAAGCTGTTACACTGCTGGGCTGGAAGCTATAAAAGCAAATGGCGGAATGGGTGTTGCTGTTATAAAACCTAGAAGCAACGAAGAGATAATAAAAAGAATCAGACTGGCTGAAGAAGCTGGA
Proteins encoded:
- the ptsP gene encoding phosphoenolpyruvate--protein phosphotransferase codes for the protein MSRQMKGIDASPGIAIGKIFLYQEKELVIEEGKNRNPEKEKEKLLAGREKSKEQLLVIRDKTAKKLGEDKAAIFDGHITLLEDEDLFDEVIEIIEDEGISAEAALQRGIDDYCEMLSNLEDEYLRERAADLRDIGKRWLYNTVGMEILDLSSLPPDTVVAAKDLTPSDTAQIDLNNVVAFITEIGGKTAHSSIMARSLELPAVVGTGNICSVVKNGETVIVDALKGNIIIDPSAEEIAKYEAKKVEYSEEKELLKQLKDKEAVSKDGIKVGAWANIGSPKDVDGVLRNGATGIGLYRTEFLFMDNDRFPTEEEQFEAYKTVAEKMEGKPVTIRTMDIGGDKSLPYMQLPKEENPFLGWRAIRVCLDRPEILKTQFRALLRASAFGNIKIMLPMIMDITEIRRSRVILEECKAELIAEGAKFDENIALGIMVETPAVAFRARNFAEEVDFFSIGTNDLTQYTLAVDRGNENISHLYDTYNPTVLEAIRLSINGAHEAGISISMCGEFAGDEKATALLFGMGLDSFSMSAISVPRIKKNIMALDKKKCEALVEEVMALNTSEEILKVIKKFNKENLK
- a CDS encoding HPr family phosphocarrier protein, with amino-acid sequence MASKTVEIKNETGLHTRPGNEFVSLAKTFSSQIEVENEAGKRVKGTSLLKLLSLGVKKGTKITVHAEGDDADTAVEQLAHLLENLKD